A genomic stretch from Chitinophaga agri includes:
- a CDS encoding acyl-CoA reductase produces the protein MSSTEKVAALVRLGQYLSGNDPALQAVKDRAFQANGWFTHEFIDLSLQNICRYYLDEARLNSWLAGYPSGASTPRSVGIVAAGNIPLVGFHDWLCGFLSGHQVRLKLSSKDTVLMQHVIDKMREWYPEYAQQTLVQDMLKNCDAYIATGSNNSARYFEYYFAQYPHIIRRNRTSVAILDGTETPEELEALADDVMLYFGLGCRNVTKIFVPDEYNFEALIKGLRKYAHLADHHKYKNNYDYNLALILLNGSMYMANDNIILQQSPSFFSPLSVLHYSHYADKNVLAEELKASNDLQCIVGHGFTPFGSAQHPDLSDYADGVDTMQFLTGL, from the coding sequence ATGAGCAGTACAGAAAAAGTAGCAGCCTTAGTGCGCTTAGGTCAATACCTGTCAGGGAACGATCCTGCGTTACAGGCTGTGAAAGACCGGGCATTTCAGGCTAACGGCTGGTTCACCCACGAGTTTATAGATTTATCTCTGCAAAATATTTGCCGTTATTATCTGGACGAAGCCCGGCTTAACAGCTGGCTGGCCGGTTATCCGTCAGGCGCTTCTACTCCCCGTTCAGTCGGGATAGTAGCAGCCGGCAATATTCCGCTGGTAGGCTTCCATGACTGGCTGTGCGGCTTCCTGAGCGGCCATCAGGTACGCCTGAAGCTGTCTTCCAAAGATACCGTGTTGATGCAGCATGTCATTGATAAGATGAGGGAATGGTATCCGGAGTATGCACAGCAGACCCTTGTACAGGATATGCTGAAGAATTGTGATGCCTATATTGCGACCGGCAGTAACAACTCCGCACGTTATTTCGAATATTACTTTGCACAGTATCCGCATATCATCCGTCGTAACCGTACGTCTGTTGCCATTCTGGACGGCACTGAAACACCGGAGGAACTGGAAGCGCTGGCAGATGATGTGATGTTGTATTTCGGTCTGGGATGCAGGAATGTGACCAAGATATTCGTACCTGATGAATACAATTTTGAAGCACTGATCAAAGGCCTGCGTAAATACGCACACCTGGCGGACCATCACAAATACAAGAATAACTACGATTATAACCTGGCGCTGATCCTGCTCAATGGCTCGATGTATATGGCCAATGACAATATCATCCTGCAGCAGTCGCCATCCTTCTTCTCTCCACTCAGTGTGCTGCATTATAGCCATTATGCGGATAAGAACGTATTGGCAGAAGAACTGAAAGCCAGCAATGACCTGCAATGTATCGTAGGACATGGCTTCACGCCTTTCGGCAGTGCGCAGCATCCTGATTTGTCCGATTATGCGGACGGTGTGGACACCATGCAGTTCCTGACAGGTTTATAA
- a CDS encoding carboxylate-amine ligase gives MLNNFTLGIEEEYMVMDPETRELRSHEQKIVEQAHRVLRDKVKAEFHQAVVEVGTQICANIDEAREDVSMLRKTIANIAGELGFSIGASGTHPFSKWQLQHITDHPRYFEIVTEMQDAARSNLIFGLHVHVGMENREMALHIANSVRYFLPHVFALSTNSPFWEGRNTGFKSYRTKVFDKFPRTGIPDYFASIEEYDRYIQLLVKTNCIDNPKKVWWDLRVHPFFNTVEFRICDVPLTVDETCTVAALFQAVCAKIYKLRMQNLNFIIYNRALVNENKWRASRYGIDGNLIDFGKEQEVNARALIHELLDFVDDVVDDLGSRHYVQRTLDILERGTGADQQLKVFAGSNDLVSVTDFITESFLKDC, from the coding sequence ATGCTCAACAACTTCACCCTCGGTATTGAAGAGGAATACATGGTTATGGACCCTGAAACCAGAGAACTCCGTTCCCATGAACAAAAGATCGTAGAACAGGCCCACAGGGTGCTCAGAGATAAAGTAAAAGCCGAGTTTCACCAGGCGGTGGTCGAAGTTGGTACACAGATATGTGCCAATATAGATGAAGCTCGTGAGGACGTATCCATGCTGCGTAAAACCATTGCCAACATCGCAGGTGAACTGGGTTTCAGCATAGGTGCTTCCGGCACTCACCCCTTCTCCAAATGGCAGCTGCAGCATATCACAGATCATCCCCGTTACTTCGAGATCGTGACTGAAATGCAGGATGCCGCCCGCTCCAATCTCATCTTCGGACTACACGTGCACGTGGGCATGGAAAACAGGGAAATGGCCCTTCATATCGCCAATTCCGTACGTTATTTCCTTCCGCATGTGTTTGCCCTGAGTACAAACTCCCCTTTCTGGGAAGGCCGTAATACCGGGTTCAAATCCTATCGCACGAAAGTCTTTGATAAATTCCCCCGCACGGGCATCCCCGACTACTTCGCCAGTATTGAAGAATACGACAGGTATATTCAGCTACTGGTGAAAACCAATTGTATCGACAATCCCAAGAAAGTATGGTGGGACCTGCGTGTACACCCTTTCTTCAATACCGTGGAATTTCGCATCTGTGACGTGCCGTTAACCGTAGATGAAACCTGTACGGTCGCCGCACTGTTCCAGGCCGTTTGTGCAAAGATCTATAAACTGCGGATGCAGAACCTGAACTTCATCATCTACAACCGCGCACTGGTCAATGAAAATAAATGGCGTGCCTCCCGCTATGGCATTGATGGTAACCTCATAGACTTCGGTAAAGAACAGGAAGTCAACGCCAGAGCCCTGATCCATGAACTGCTCGACTTCGTTGACGATGTCGTTGATGATCTGGGCAGCCGCCACTATGTGCAGCGTACCCTGGATATCCTGGAGCGCGGTACCGGTGCTGACCAGCAGCTGAAAGTCTTCGCCGGGAGCAATGATCTCGTATCTGTTACAGACTTCATCACAGAGAGCTTTCTCAAAGACTGCTAA
- a CDS encoding trypsin-like peptidase domain-containing protein yields the protein MKFGQIAATVLISAATAVASLYVYSRYQPRQTGPYQNGSQDIPVNYASYMPGASTKSATPPTDFSQAAKIAVPGVVHIKTKINPKQVTNNLQRRRSVLQDLFGDDFFGDEFQGEGGGRKYYIPGQMASGSGVLISDDGYIITNNHVVDDADEIAVTLNDYKTYKAKVIGTDPNTDLAVIKIDAKNLPYLLYGNSDDVEIGQWVLAVGYPLNLETTVTAGIVSAKARTIGINKQVRKNAIESFIQTDAAVNQGNSGGALINTAGELIGINSAIASPTGAYAGYSYAIPVNLVKKVVNDLMKYGNVQRAYLGIYYQDPTSIPEERWEEAGIRRDINGVAVTGVVETGSAAAAGIKKGDIITGINGVQTPSIPQMTEQIARYKPGDKISISYIRDGKAYTQSTVLKNADGTTDIVKSSVLDALGADLYTLNKAEAARVGVRGGVYVDNISSGILKKQTNMKRSFIILKAGSQPIASIEDLKKVLDKEKKVQLEGVYPELNGVYYYNIDLANGQEF from the coding sequence ATGAAATTCGGGCAAATTGCGGCAACTGTTCTTATCAGCGCGGCAACTGCTGTTGCCAGCCTCTATGTGTACAGCAGGTACCAACCCCGGCAGACGGGCCCCTATCAAAATGGATCTCAGGATATCCCTGTTAATTATGCCAGCTACATGCCTGGCGCGAGCACTAAAAGCGCGACACCACCAACTGATTTCAGCCAGGCAGCAAAAATCGCTGTTCCAGGTGTAGTCCATATTAAGACGAAGATCAATCCGAAGCAGGTGACTAACAACCTGCAGCGGAGGAGAAGCGTATTGCAGGACCTTTTCGGAGATGATTTCTTCGGAGATGAGTTCCAGGGAGAAGGCGGTGGCCGTAAGTATTACATCCCCGGCCAGATGGCTTCCGGTTCAGGTGTCCTGATCTCTGATGATGGTTACATCATTACCAATAACCACGTGGTAGATGATGCAGATGAAATAGCAGTAACGCTGAATGACTACAAGACATATAAGGCGAAAGTGATTGGTACTGATCCAAACACAGACCTCGCAGTGATCAAGATCGATGCAAAGAATCTTCCTTATCTGCTGTATGGTAATTCTGATGATGTGGAGATCGGTCAGTGGGTACTGGCGGTAGGTTATCCGTTAAACCTGGAAACTACTGTTACGGCTGGTATTGTGAGTGCGAAAGCGCGCACGATCGGTATCAACAAACAGGTAAGAAAAAATGCCATCGAATCCTTCATCCAAACAGATGCCGCAGTGAACCAGGGTAATAGTGGTGGCGCATTGATCAATACAGCTGGTGAATTGATCGGTATCAACTCAGCCATCGCTTCTCCTACCGGCGCTTACGCAGGATACTCCTACGCTATTCCGGTGAACCTGGTGAAGAAGGTAGTGAATGACCTGATGAAGTATGGTAACGTACAACGTGCCTACCTGGGTATCTATTATCAGGATCCTACCAGTATTCCGGAAGAAAGATGGGAAGAGGCAGGAATCAGAAGAGATATCAATGGTGTAGCGGTAACAGGTGTGGTAGAAACTGGTTCTGCAGCAGCTGCAGGTATTAAGAAAGGAGATATCATCACTGGTATCAATGGTGTACAAACGCCTTCCATCCCACAGATGACAGAGCAGATCGCACGTTATAAACCAGGTGACAAGATCAGCATCAGCTATATCCGTGACGGCAAGGCATACACACAGTCTACCGTACTGAAAAACGCAGATGGAACAACCGATATCGTAAAGAGCAGCGTACTGGATGCACTGGGTGCTGACCTTTACACACTCAATAAAGCGGAAGCAGCAAGAGTAGGTGTACGTGGTGGTGTATATGTAGATAACATCAGCAGCGGCATACTGAAAAAACAGACGAATATGAAGAGGAGCTTTATCATCTTGAAAGCGGGCAGTCAGCCGATAGCATCAATAGAAGACCTGAAAAAGGTACTGGATAAAGAGAAAAAAGTACAGCTGGAAGGTGTATACCCTGAACTGAATGGTGTATACTACTACAATATCGATCTGGCTAACGGACAAGAGTTTTAG
- a CDS encoding rhodanese-like domain-containing protein — translation MENISAAEVKQRLDNGETLNLVDVREPHEHEDFNIGGKLVPLGDIRAMQVDELESLKDQEVIMYCRSGGRSGQAAMILETMGFSNVKNLTGGMLAWQDQFGK, via the coding sequence ATGGAAAATATAAGCGCAGCAGAAGTGAAACAGCGCCTCGATAACGGTGAAACGCTGAACCTCGTGGACGTAAGAGAACCGCACGAACACGAAGATTTCAATATCGGTGGTAAACTGGTACCATTGGGAGACATCCGTGCCATGCAGGTAGATGAGCTGGAATCACTGAAAGACCAGGAAGTGATCATGTATTGCCGCAGCGGTGGCCGTAGCGGACAGGCAGCCATGATCCTGGAAACTATGGGCTTCTCCAATGTCAAGAACCTGACTGGCGGCATGCTGGCCTGGCAGGATCAGTTCGGTAAATAA
- a CDS encoding type 1 glutamine amidotransferase: MSPNKQQWKVAVLDMYEQVPNEGMRCIREILTGYAEKHQLDMVFHEYEVRIAQQIPDLSYDIYISTGGPGSPLDSEGSEWEARYFQLMHDLRQWNQTAADKKQILLICHSFQLMCRHLKLGNVCRRRSPAFGVFPVHKTSAGEGELVFSELPEPYFIVDSRNWQVIELDQQQLTATGAQVLAIEKERPHVPLERATMAIRFSDYCIGTQFHPEADATGMRMYLMQQEKKNQVITNYGAEKYYSMLEQLSDPDKIMLTHDEFIPAFLNNAIFKQSVSGNNIEV, translated from the coding sequence ATGAGTCCGAATAAGCAGCAGTGGAAAGTTGCCGTCCTGGATATGTACGAGCAGGTACCCAATGAGGGCATGCGGTGCATCAGAGAAATATTGACCGGTTATGCAGAAAAGCATCAGCTGGACATGGTATTTCATGAGTATGAAGTCCGGATAGCGCAACAGATCCCAGATCTCTCCTACGATATCTACATCTCTACCGGCGGCCCTGGCAGTCCCCTGGACAGTGAAGGCAGCGAATGGGAAGCCCGTTATTTCCAGCTGATGCACGATCTCAGACAGTGGAATCAAACCGCTGCAGATAAGAAACAGATATTGCTGATCTGTCACAGTTTTCAGCTGATGTGCCGGCACCTGAAGTTAGGCAATGTATGCCGGCGCCGGTCGCCCGCATTCGGCGTATTCCCCGTACATAAAACTTCAGCAGGCGAAGGCGAACTGGTGTTCAGTGAACTGCCGGAACCATATTTCATTGTCGACAGCCGTAACTGGCAGGTCATAGAGCTGGATCAGCAGCAACTGACCGCAACTGGCGCACAGGTGCTCGCCATTGAAAAAGAAAGGCCACATGTCCCACTGGAAAGAGCCACGATGGCGATCCGCTTCAGCGACTACTGCATAGGAACACAGTTCCACCCCGAAGCCGATGCCACGGGTATGCGCATGTATCTGATGCAGCAGGAAAAAAAGAACCAGGTGATCACCAACTATGGTGCAGAGAAATATTACAGCATGCTGGAACAGCTCTCCGATCCCGACAAGATCATGCTGACCCATGATGAATTTATTCCCGCATTTCTCAATAATGCTATTTTTAAACAGTCCGTTTCAGGCAATAATATTGAAGTGTAA
- a CDS encoding LytR/AlgR family response regulator transcription factor: MSNIKAAIVDDEVRNIHILRNILENYCKDVTVVGEAQNIHDAAEMLKNTQIDVLFLDIEMPPHNGFQLLEMFPVLNFEVIFITAFQEYALQAIKFAALDYLLKPIKVSEVEDALEKVKKSKKGRLNELASILKDYVKNNDNAFSKIVIPVNDGYNVIDLKDIIYCEAFDSYTKIQLINNVSHLISKSLKEYEEMLSDKGFYRVHKSFLINIHHIVKIIKGLGTAVVMSDQKNIPISSRKKDEFFAQLKGVINL, translated from the coding sequence ATGAGTAATATTAAAGCTGCGATCGTAGACGACGAAGTCCGCAACATCCATATTTTGCGAAATATTCTGGAGAATTACTGTAAAGATGTTACGGTAGTGGGAGAGGCGCAGAACATTCATGACGCGGCGGAAATGCTTAAGAATACCCAGATCGACGTCTTGTTTCTGGATATTGAAATGCCGCCTCATAATGGTTTCCAACTATTGGAAATGTTCCCTGTCCTGAACTTCGAAGTCATTTTCATTACAGCATTCCAGGAATATGCATTACAGGCGATCAAATTCGCCGCCTTAGACTATCTGCTCAAACCTATCAAGGTTAGTGAGGTGGAAGATGCTTTGGAAAAAGTAAAGAAAAGCAAAAAAGGACGCCTCAATGAACTTGCGTCTATCCTGAAGGACTACGTTAAAAATAATGATAACGCTTTCTCTAAGATAGTTATTCCGGTAAATGACGGCTACAATGTGATTGACCTGAAAGACATTATCTATTGTGAAGCCTTCGATAGCTACACCAAAATACAGCTGATCAACAACGTGTCTCACCTCATCTCCAAATCATTGAAAGAGTATGAAGAGATGCTGTCCGATAAAGGTTTCTATCGCGTACACAAATCCTTCCTTATCAATATTCACCACATTGTAAAGATCATCAAAGGTCTGGGTACAGCCGTGGTAATGAGCGATCAGAAAAACATTCCTATTTCTTCCCGTAAGAAAGATGAGTTTTTCGCACAATTGAAAGGTGTGATCAACCTGTAA
- a CDS encoding D-alanine--D-alanine ligase, translating into MKKNIALVAGGYSGEYVISVKSAAVIEKHLDSSKYNVYKISVTHDGWNYTGPDGQLIAVDKNDFTLTISGNKIIFDAVFIGIHGTPGEDGRLQGYFEMLGIPFTSCGMVTSALTFNKSYCNKVVASLGVVNVSKSVHIFKDQPFDTNAILQELALPVFVKPAEGGSSIGMSKVNTAEELAPAIEKAFNEDVQILIEEFVKGREITCGLYKSNGQFTVLPVTEIISSKEFFDYEAKYTPGISREVTPAEAPDEVVALIQETAKKLYNKLNCRGIVRMDFIWEEAKNRLFFLEVNTMPGQSENSIVPQQVRAAGMTLQEFYGTLIEECLRK; encoded by the coding sequence ATGAAAAAGAACATCGCCCTGGTAGCCGGTGGATACTCCGGTGAATATGTAATTTCCGTTAAAAGTGCAGCCGTAATAGAGAAACACCTTGACAGCAGCAAGTATAATGTGTATAAGATCTCTGTTACCCACGATGGATGGAACTACACAGGTCCTGATGGTCAGCTGATCGCGGTAGACAAAAACGATTTCACCCTGACGATCAGTGGGAACAAGATCATCTTTGATGCTGTTTTCATAGGTATACATGGTACGCCAGGTGAAGACGGTCGTCTGCAGGGGTATTTTGAAATGCTCGGCATTCCGTTCACCAGCTGTGGCATGGTCACTTCTGCACTGACATTCAATAAAAGCTACTGTAACAAGGTGGTGGCCTCCCTGGGCGTTGTAAATGTTTCAAAATCAGTACATATCTTCAAAGATCAACCTTTCGATACCAATGCCATCCTGCAGGAACTGGCGCTGCCTGTGTTCGTAAAGCCCGCAGAAGGTGGCAGCAGCATCGGTATGTCTAAAGTGAATACTGCGGAAGAACTGGCGCCAGCTATTGAAAAAGCCTTCAATGAAGACGTACAGATCCTGATAGAAGAGTTTGTGAAAGGTAGAGAGATCACCTGTGGTCTGTATAAATCCAACGGACAATTTACCGTTCTGCCGGTTACTGAGATCATCAGCAGCAAAGAGTTTTTTGACTATGAAGCGAAATATACCCCAGGTATATCCAGGGAAGTAACGCCTGCGGAGGCACCGGATGAAGTGGTTGCCCTGATCCAGGAAACCGCTAAAAAACTGTATAATAAGCTGAATTGCCGTGGTATTGTCAGAATGGACTTCATCTGGGAAGAGGCGAAGAATCGTCTGTTCTTCCTGGAAGTAAACACGATGCCGGGACAATCGGAAAACAGCATCGTTCCTCAGCAGGTAAGAGCTGCCGGTATGACCCTGCAGGAGTTTTACGGCACATTAATTGAAGAATGCCTGAGGAAATAA
- a CDS encoding 4Fe-4S dicluster domain-containing protein has translation MAIKITDECINCGACEPECPNNAIYEGGVEWAMADGTSIKGQYVMMDGSSLDADQRNAPIAVDNYYIVPNKCTECQGFHEEPQCAAVCPVDCCVPDEMYQETVDQLLAKKEKLHM, from the coding sequence ATGGCAATCAAGATAACAGACGAATGTATTAATTGCGGTGCTTGTGAACCTGAATGCCCAAATAACGCTATTTATGAGGGTGGCGTTGAGTGGGCGATGGCTGACGGTACTTCCATTAAGGGCCAGTACGTGATGATGGACGGTTCCTCTCTGGATGCTGACCAGCGTAACGCGCCAATTGCTGTAGACAATTATTACATCGTACCTAACAAATGTACAGAATGCCAGGGCTTCCATGAAGAGCCTCAGTGTGCGGCAGTATGTCCTGTTGACTGTTGCGTTCCGGACGAAATGTACCAGGAGACAGTAGATCAGCTGCTGGCTAAGAAGGAAAAATTACATATGTAA
- a CDS encoding FAD-dependent oxidoreductase: MKRSLLTCLCCLSLLTTIFAQTTAEADIVIYGGTSAAVTAAVQAVRLKKSVIVVSPDTHLGGLSSGGLGFTDTGNKEVIGGLAREFYHRIYQQYQLPGTWQWQEQSAYGNKGQGTPAIDGAERTMWIFEPHVAEKVFEDFVKEYRITVYRNEWLDRDNGISKKGNRITAIKTLSGKTVRGKMFIDATYEGDLMAAAGVPYRIGREAVSDYNEQWAGIQTDVFQHGHHFKTPVSAYRTPGDPSSGLLPFISDQPPGEKGAGDKRIQAYCFRLCLTDLPANRIPFERPEGYDSTRYALLSRVLATGWNEVFNKFDPIPNHKTDVNNHGPFSMDYIGMNYDYPDASYERRKAIIADHTLYQKGLLYFLATDTQVPEPIRSRMSKWGLAADEFKGTGNWPHQLYIREARRMKGWGTMTENEVLGRAPVNDPVGMGSYTLDSHNTQRYVKEDGTVQNEGDIGVEIPTPYRISYRSIIPQQADCENLLVPVCLSCTHIAYGSVRMEPVFMILGQSAATAAAQAIDSKRALQQISYERLKAQLLKDKQRL, translated from the coding sequence ATGAAACGTTCACTCCTGACATGCCTTTGCTGCCTTTCACTGCTTACCACCATCTTTGCCCAGACCACTGCTGAAGCTGATATTGTCATTTACGGAGGTACGTCTGCCGCTGTTACGGCTGCGGTACAGGCCGTTCGTCTGAAAAAGTCGGTCATCGTCGTTTCGCCTGATACCCATCTGGGTGGATTGTCTTCCGGCGGACTCGGTTTCACAGACACAGGTAACAAAGAAGTGATCGGCGGACTGGCACGGGAATTCTACCATCGTATTTACCAGCAATACCAGTTGCCCGGCACCTGGCAATGGCAGGAGCAATCCGCTTATGGCAATAAAGGTCAGGGTACCCCGGCTATTGATGGGGCTGAGCGTACCATGTGGATCTTTGAGCCGCATGTAGCAGAGAAGGTTTTCGAAGACTTCGTGAAAGAATACAGGATCACGGTCTACCGTAATGAATGGCTGGACAGGGATAATGGCATCAGCAAAAAGGGAAACCGTATCACGGCGATCAAAACCCTGAGCGGAAAGACCGTGCGTGGTAAAATGTTCATAGATGCGACCTATGAAGGAGACCTGATGGCGGCTGCCGGTGTGCCTTATCGTATAGGAAGAGAGGCGGTCAGTGATTATAATGAGCAATGGGCGGGCATACAAACAGATGTATTCCAGCACGGCCACCATTTTAAAACACCTGTCAGTGCCTATCGGACCCCGGGCGACCCTTCCAGCGGATTATTACCCTTTATCTCAGATCAGCCGCCAGGTGAGAAAGGTGCCGGAGACAAGCGGATACAGGCTTATTGCTTCCGGTTATGCCTCACAGACCTACCTGCCAATCGCATTCCTTTTGAACGGCCGGAAGGGTATGATTCGACCAGGTATGCCTTGCTGTCACGCGTGCTCGCCACCGGCTGGAATGAGGTGTTCAATAAATTTGATCCTATCCCCAATCATAAAACAGATGTTAATAACCACGGACCTTTCAGCATGGATTATATCGGGATGAACTATGACTATCCGGATGCCTCTTATGAAAGAAGAAAAGCTATCATTGCAGATCATACATTATATCAGAAAGGATTACTGTATTTTCTTGCGACTGACACACAAGTACCGGAACCCATCCGTAGCCGGATGAGCAAATGGGGGCTGGCAGCAGATGAATTTAAAGGTACAGGTAACTGGCCGCATCAGCTCTATATCCGCGAAGCGAGACGGATGAAAGGGTGGGGGACTATGACGGAAAATGAAGTATTAGGCAGGGCTCCGGTAAATGACCCTGTAGGAATGGGGTCTTATACCCTGGATTCTCATAACACACAGCGATATGTCAAAGAAGATGGTACTGTGCAGAATGAAGGAGATATCGGAGTGGAAATACCAACGCCCTATCGCATCAGCTACCGTTCCATTATACCGCAGCAGGCCGATTGTGAGAACCTGCTGGTACCGGTTTGTTTGTCCTGCACACATATTGCCTATGGTTCGGTGAGAATGGAACCAGTGTTTATGATACTCGGACAAAGTGCTGCTACCGCTGCTGCACAGGCGATTGACAGTAAAAGAGCATTGCAGCAGATCAGCTATGAGCGTTTGAAAGCACAGTTACTGAAAGATAAACAGCGTTTATAA
- a CDS encoding ATP-grasp domain-containing protein yields MKKIGLLFGQENGFPQAFIDRVNDKQVDGITAEAISIDKVIQGTPSGYAVILDRISQDVPFYRTWLKQAALDGAAVINNPFWWSADDKFVNNELAHRTGVKVPKTALIPSRDLPLNTTDQSFRNLVYPFNWDAIFEHIGFPAYMKPYNGGGWKHVYKIHDREEFFAQHARTGQLVMMLQEEIKYESYYRCYCIGGRYVRVIPYDPYQPENQRYLTEDSGDSTLLNTIADQVARLNQYLGYDFNSVEIAIRNGVPYVIDFWNPAPETNEKVIGTENFEWVVETAAIYAIQRAQQQTEGTDNLTWGNFLQQAVHGQQTAIVPGAKKAAAKKPTAISPAKPPKDTMALKEPKEEKETPAKKTTVKKTAKKKEEK; encoded by the coding sequence ATGAAAAAAATAGGACTCCTTTTCGGCCAGGAAAACGGCTTTCCTCAGGCTTTTATTGATCGTGTGAATGATAAACAGGTAGACGGAATCACAGCAGAAGCAATATCCATTGACAAAGTGATACAAGGTACCCCTTCCGGCTATGCTGTCATCCTTGACCGTATCTCACAGGACGTTCCCTTCTATCGCACCTGGTTGAAACAGGCGGCCCTGGACGGAGCAGCAGTGATCAACAACCCTTTCTGGTGGAGCGCGGACGATAAGTTCGTTAATAATGAACTCGCCCACCGCACCGGCGTAAAAGTACCCAAAACAGCGCTCATCCCCTCCAGAGACCTGCCACTCAACACTACCGACCAGTCTTTCAGAAACCTGGTATACCCCTTCAACTGGGACGCTATCTTCGAACATATCGGTTTCCCTGCCTACATGAAGCCTTACAATGGCGGAGGCTGGAAACATGTGTATAAAATACATGACCGTGAGGAGTTCTTTGCACAACATGCGCGTACAGGACAACTGGTCATGATGCTACAGGAAGAGATCAAATACGAATCTTACTACCGCTGCTATTGTATAGGTGGCAGATATGTCCGTGTGATCCCTTATGATCCTTATCAGCCGGAAAATCAGCGCTATCTCACAGAAGATAGTGGTGACAGTACCCTGCTGAATACCATCGCCGACCAGGTAGCCCGCCTGAATCAATACCTCGGGTATGATTTTAATTCGGTGGAAATCGCTATCCGTAACGGCGTTCCTTATGTGATCGACTTCTGGAACCCGGCACCTGAAACCAATGAAAAAGTGATCGGTACAGAGAACTTTGAGTGGGTGGTGGAAACAGCTGCTATCTATGCCATCCAACGTGCACAACAGCAAACGGAAGGTACTGACAACCTTACCTGGGGCAATTTCCTGCAACAGGCTGTTCACGGTCAGCAAACAGCTATCGTACCTGGTGCAAAGAAAGCGGCCGCTAAAAAGCCAACTGCCATTTCTCCCGCCAAACCACCAAAAGATACTATGGCATTGAAAGAGCCGAAAGAAGAAAAAGAAACACCGGCGAAAAAGACGACGGTGAAGAAGACTGCCAAGAAGAAGGAAGAGAAATAA
- a CDS encoding PASTA domain-containing protein, whose product MFNSITKRSFGINLLVAIGIFAVLGLLFFALLGVITKHGDTLTVPDVYKKNIQEATMILEKEGFGVDVRDSIYVDSLPGLAVWEQTPARGSVVKVGRTIYLTVNKVIPPMVQMPDLTGLTFRSAEMTLHSLRLNVGDTIYKPDFATNTVLQQLLNGKPVKAGRDIPEGSNITLVLSSGTGNTENPAPDLVGMTYLEARETLSASNLGLGTVIIDPSVTDTANAFVVKQIPMRKNSLNELNMVRAGESIDIWLSATRPSKDSAAVAPPVEER is encoded by the coding sequence GTGTTCAATTCAATCACTAAACGCTCCTTCGGCATTAACCTGTTGGTAGCCATAGGGATATTTGCCGTTCTGGGGCTACTTTTCTTTGCTTTACTGGGAGTGATCACAAAGCATGGAGATACCCTTACCGTACCTGACGTTTACAAGAAAAATATACAGGAAGCCACTATGATCCTCGAAAAAGAAGGATTTGGTGTGGACGTAAGAGATTCTATTTATGTGGATAGTCTGCCCGGACTCGCTGTATGGGAGCAAACGCCTGCCAGAGGTTCCGTTGTGAAAGTAGGTCGTACTATCTACCTGACTGTTAATAAGGTAATTCCGCCAATGGTACAGATGCCGGACCTGACCGGTCTCACCTTCCGGAGTGCCGAGATGACCCTGCACAGTCTCCGCCTGAATGTGGGTGATACCATTTACAAGCCGGACTTTGCTACCAACACCGTCCTCCAGCAGCTGCTGAACGGTAAGCCTGTAAAAGCAGGCAGGGACATTCCTGAAGGTAGCAATATCACCCTTGTTCTCAGCAGTGGTACCGGTAATACTGAGAACCCTGCTCCGGACCTGGTCGGTATGACCTATCTGGAAGCCAGAGAAACACTGAGTGCCAGCAACCTCGGCCTGGGTACCGTGATCATCGACCCTTCCGTGACCGATACCGCGAATGCATTTGTAGTGAAGCAGATCCCGATGCGTAAGAACAGCCTGAACGAACTGAATATGGTGCGTGCCGGGGAAAGTATAGATATCTGGCTTTCCGCTACCCGCCCTTCAAAAGATAGTGCTGCTGTCGCACCGCCTGTAGAGGAACGCTAA